One Polaribacter sp. SA4-12 genomic window carries:
- the gcvP gene encoding aminomethyl-transferring glycine dehydrogenase, whose product MNTNLFQNRHIGPNKEEQEKMLSTIKADSLDQLIFETVPDDIRLENELDLAPAKSEYEYLAHIKELSEKNKVFKSYIGLGYHEAIVPSVIQRNILENPGWYTAYTPYQAEIAQGRLEALLNFQTMLCDLTGMELANASLLDESTAAAEAMALLYDVRERAQKKANVNKFFVSEEILPQTLSVLQTRSIPIGIELVIGNHEEFNFSDDFFGAILQYPGKHGQVFDYADFVAKANEKNIKVAVAADILSLVKLKAPAEFGVDVVVGTTQRFGIPLGYGGPHAAYFATKEKYKRSIPGRIIGVTKDINGVRALRMALQTREQHIKREKATSNICTAQVLLAVMAGMYAVYHGKSGLQFIADSVHNKTKLVADYLDKAGFNQLNSSYFDTLLVEIDCIKLKSVAESFKVNFNYVDDKHISISINEATTQKDLMKLFTIFGQLKKKPVASEAESVDEFHQILTQTSFNADFYVIPESVLRNTPFLENEVFNTYQSETDMMRYIKKLERKDLALNHSMISLGSCTMKLNAASEMLPLSNPQWGNIHPFVPLNQAEGYQEVLKRLEHQLNIITGFAGTSLQPNSGAQGEFAGLMTIRAYHQSNGGSHRNICLIPASAHGTNPASAVMAGMKVVVTKTDESGNIDVEDLRAKAIEHKDNLSALMVTYPSTHGVYEKAIREITQIIHDNGGQVYMDGANMNAQVGLTNPATIGADVCHLNLHKTFAIPHGGGGPGVGPICVAPQLVPFLPTNPVVATGGENAITAISSAPWGSALVCLISYGYITMLGAKGLTDSTKNAILNANYIKERLHGHYNTLYTGEMNRAAHEMIIDCRDFKQNGIEVVDIAKRLMDYGFHAPTVSFPVAGTMMIEPTESESIAELDRFCDAMISIREEIKNTTKEEANNPLKNAPHTQEMLTADEWTLPYTRKQAAFPLEYIADNKFWPSVRRVDDAFGDRNLICSCSPIEDYM is encoded by the coding sequence GAGTATTTAGCGCATATTAAAGAATTATCTGAAAAGAATAAAGTTTTTAAAAGTTACATTGGTTTAGGATATCACGAAGCAATTGTGCCAAGTGTAATTCAGCGTAATATTTTAGAAAACCCAGGTTGGTATACTGCTTATACTCCTTATCAAGCAGAAATTGCTCAAGGTCGTTTAGAGGCTTTGTTAAATTTTCAAACAATGCTTTGTGATTTAACAGGAATGGAGTTAGCTAATGCTTCTTTGTTAGATGAAAGTACTGCTGCTGCTGAAGCAATGGCATTATTGTATGATGTTAGAGAAAGAGCACAGAAGAAAGCAAACGTAAATAAATTTTTTGTTTCTGAAGAAATATTACCACAAACTTTATCTGTTTTACAAACACGTTCTATTCCTATTGGAATTGAATTAGTGATTGGAAACCATGAAGAATTCAATTTTTCTGATGATTTTTTCGGAGCTATTTTACAGTATCCAGGAAAACATGGACAAGTATTTGATTATGCAGATTTTGTTGCAAAAGCAAATGAAAAAAATATAAAAGTGGCAGTTGCTGCTGATATTTTATCACTAGTAAAATTAAAAGCACCCGCAGAATTTGGTGTTGATGTTGTTGTAGGGACTACACAGCGTTTTGGAATTCCTTTAGGTTACGGAGGTCCTCATGCAGCTTACTTTGCTACTAAAGAGAAATATAAAAGAAGTATTCCAGGTCGTATTATTGGTGTTACCAAAGACATAAATGGAGTACGTGCTTTGCGTATGGCATTGCAAACACGTGAGCAACATATTAAACGTGAAAAAGCGACTTCTAACATTTGTACTGCACAAGTTTTACTCGCTGTTATGGCTGGTATGTATGCCGTTTATCATGGTAAAAGTGGTTTACAGTTTATTGCAGATTCTGTACATAATAAAACAAAATTAGTAGCAGACTATTTAGATAAAGCAGGTTTTAACCAGCTAAATTCTTCTTATTTTGACACTTTATTGGTTGAAATAGATTGTATTAAATTAAAGTCTGTTGCAGAATCTTTTAAAGTAAACTTTAATTATGTAGATGATAAACATATTTCTATCTCTATAAACGAAGCGACTACACAGAAAGATTTAATGAAATTGTTCACCATTTTTGGTCAATTAAAAAAGAAACCAGTTGCTTCTGAAGCAGAAAGTGTTGATGAATTTCATCAAATTTTAACACAAACATCTTTTAATGCTGATTTTTATGTAATTCCAGAAAGTGTTTTAAGAAACACACCTTTTTTAGAAAACGAAGTATTTAACACGTATCAATCTGAAACAGATATGATGCGTTATATTAAAAAATTAGAACGTAAAGATTTAGCTTTAAATCATTCTATGATTTCTTTAGGATCTTGTACAATGAAATTGAATGCTGCTTCAGAAATGTTGCCTTTAAGCAATCCTCAATGGGGAAATATTCACCCATTTGTACCGTTAAATCAAGCAGAAGGATATCAAGAAGTTTTAAAAAGATTAGAACATCAATTAAATATAATTACTGGTTTTGCTGGTACTTCTTTACAGCCAAATTCTGGTGCACAAGGAGAGTTTGCTGGTTTAATGACAATTAGAGCCTATCATCAATCAAATGGAGGTTCACATCGAAATATTTGTTTGATTCCTGCTTCTGCACACGGTACAAACCCTGCTTCTGCTGTTATGGCGGGTATGAAAGTCGTAGTTACTAAAACGGATGAAAGTGGAAATATTGATGTAGAAGATTTACGTGCAAAAGCAATTGAGCATAAAGATAATTTATCTGCTTTAATGGTTACGTATCCTTCAACACATGGAGTTTACGAAAAAGCAATTAGGGAAATTACGCAAATTATCCATGATAATGGCGGACAAGTTTATATGGATGGCGCAAATATGAATGCGCAAGTTGGTTTAACAAATCCTGCAACAATTGGTGCAGATGTTTGTCACTTAAACTTACATAAAACATTTGCAATTCCACATGGTGGTGGAGGTCCTGGAGTTGGCCCAATTTGTGTTGCTCCACAATTAGTACCTTTCTTACCAACAAATCCTGTAGTTGCTACTGGAGGAGAAAATGCAATTACTGCAATTTCATCTGCTCCTTGGGGTTCTGCTTTAGTTTGTTTAATTTCTTATGGATACATTACAATGTTAGGCGCAAAAGGTTTAACAGATTCTACCAAAAATGCTATCTTAAATGCCAACTACATTAAAGAACGTTTGCACGGACATTACAACACTTTATATACAGGTGAAATGAACAGAGCTGCTCACGAAATGATTATTGATTGTCGTGATTTTAAGCAAAACGGAATTGAAGTTGTTGATATTGCAAAACGTTTAATGGATTATGGTTTTCACGCACCAACAGTTTCTTTTCCAGTTGCAGGAACAATGATGATTGAACCTACTGAATCTGAAAGTATTGCTGAATTAGATCGTTTTTGTGATGCGATGATTTCTATTCGTGAAGAAATTAAAAATACAACAAAAGAAGAAGCTAATAATCCTTTAAAAAATGCACCTCACACACAAGAAATGTTAACTGCAGATGAATGGACTTTACCATACACAAGAAAACAAGCTGCATTTCCTTTAGAATATATTGCTGATAACAAATTTTGGCCTTCTGTACGTAGAGTAGATGATGCTTTTGGAGACAGAAACTTAATTTGTTCTTGTAGCCCAATTGAAGATTATATGTAA
- a CDS encoding outer membrane beta-barrel protein: MKKLLVIIAILFYGVTSAQEKGTWVFGGELNFSNGENDYIDSTSDYNAFGITAKTGYVFIKNNLELGLGLGYSRSKNENSYSSSSSHYENKYNSYTISPYVKKYLPINDTFSFFLQGEVAFSNYNRKQDYDNSDDTNIDGNTVFIGLRPGFVYFVTKNIALNANIGALGYSTNKYKSDNITESKSNSFSFNLNSSNLIFGLSYYL; the protein is encoded by the coding sequence ATGAAAAAGTTACTAGTTATTATTGCAATTTTGTTTTACGGAGTTACAAGTGCTCAGGAAAAAGGAACTTGGGTTTTTGGAGGTGAATTAAACTTTTCTAATGGTGAAAATGACTATATAGATTCAACATCAGATTATAATGCTTTTGGAATTACAGCAAAAACGGGTTATGTTTTTATAAAAAACAATTTAGAATTAGGATTGGGTTTAGGATATAGTAGAAGTAAAAATGAAAATTCTTATTCTAGTTCTAGTTCTCATTATGAAAATAAATATAATTCTTATACGATTTCTCCATATGTAAAAAAATATCTACCTATAAATGATACATTTAGTTTCTTTCTACAAGGTGAAGTTGCATTTTCTAATTATAACAGAAAACAAGACTACGACAACTCTGACGACACAAATATAGATGGAAACACAGTTTTTATTGGACTAAGACCTGGTTTCGTCTACTTTGTTACTAAAAACATCGCTTTAAATGCAAATATTGGTGCTTTAGGATATAGTACTAATAAATATAAAAGTGACAACATAACTGAAAGTAAAAGCAATTCTTTTAGTTTTAATTTAAACTCTTCAAACTTAATCTTTGGTTTGTCTTATTATTTATAA
- a CDS encoding acetate uptake transporter: MSTIKLGNPAVVGLAGFGLTTLLLQFHNLGWCGLGPVVAMGFIFGGLTQLIAGFLEQKTGNNFGFAAFTTYGAFWIGLGVIWILNYFNVYTSSTTDVGFYLIAFTLLTLIFLAATLFIHKAMTITFATLSVGFILLDLVHFGFPELKTLAAIILIVCAMSAWYMLAGIVLNDVAGREILKMGKSYMKKG, translated from the coding sequence ATGAGCACAATAAAATTAGGAAACCCTGCAGTAGTAGGTTTAGCAGGATTTGGATTAACAACTTTACTTTTACAATTTCATAATTTAGGCTGGTGTGGTTTAGGCCCTGTTGTAGCTATGGGATTTATATTTGGAGGACTCACACAATTAATTGCTGGTTTTTTAGAACAAAAAACAGGAAATAATTTTGGTTTTGCAGCATTTACAACGTACGGTGCTTTTTGGATTGGTTTAGGTGTTATTTGGATATTAAATTACTTTAATGTCTATACTTCATCTACAACAGATGTAGGTTTTTACTTAATAGCTTTTACGCTTTTAACTCTTATTTTTCTTGCAGCAACTCTATTTATTCACAAAGCAATGACAATTACTTTTGCTACATTGTCTGTTGGTTTTATATTATTAGACTTAGTTCATTTTGGTTTTCCAGAATTAAAAACTTTAGCTGCAATCATTTTAATTGTTTGTGCTATGAGTGCTTGGTATATGTTAGCAGGTATTGTACTTAATGATGTTGCTGGTAGAGAAATATTAAAAATGGGGAAGTCTTATATGAAAAAAGGATAA
- a CDS encoding type 1 glutamine amidotransferase domain-containing protein, whose amino-acid sequence MKKVTIMVIAIALFSSCAKNTKKNNVIEQEINTNTKKNTTMKKVLFVLTSHEDLGNTGEKTGFWIEEFATPYYLLKDKGIQITLASPKGGQPPIDPKSSLPDFQTPATVRFNEDKETQEVLSKTLKLENVNHADYDAVFYPGGHGPLWDLAEDKNSIALIESFYNNNKPVAAVCHAPAIFKHTKNTDGTPLVNGKKVTGFTNGEEEAVQLTKIVPFLVEDMLKNNGGIYSKKADWNPYAVEDGLLITGQNPASSELVAEILLERLK is encoded by the coding sequence ATGAAAAAAGTAACAATAATGGTCATTGCAATCGCTTTATTTTCTTCTTGTGCTAAAAACACGAAGAAAAACAATGTTATTGAACAAGAAATAAATACGAACACTAAAAAAAATACAACAATGAAAAAAGTATTATTTGTATTAACAAGTCATGAAGATTTAGGAAATACAGGAGAAAAAACTGGATTTTGGATTGAAGAATTCGCAACACCTTATTACTTATTAAAAGATAAAGGAATTCAAATTACGTTAGCTTCACCAAAAGGAGGTCAGCCACCAATTGACCCAAAAAGTAGTTTGCCAGATTTTCAGACTCCTGCAACCGTAAGGTTTAATGAAGATAAAGAAACTCAAGAAGTATTATCTAAAACATTAAAATTAGAGAACGTAAACCATGCAGATTATGATGCTGTATTTTACCCTGGAGGTCATGGACCACTTTGGGATTTAGCTGAAGATAAAAACTCAATTGCTTTAATTGAAAGCTTTTATAACAACAACAAACCTGTTGCCGCAGTTTGTCATGCTCCTGCAATATTTAAGCACACAAAAAACACAGACGGAACACCTTTAGTAAATGGTAAAAAAGTAACTGGTTTTACAAACGGAGAAGAAGAAGCTGTACAATTAACCAAAATTGTTCCTTTTTTAGTAGAAGATATGTTGAAAAACAATGGTGGAATTTACTCTAAAAAAGCAGATTGGAATCCTTATGCTGTTGAAGATGGTTTATTAATTACAGGTCAAAATCCTGCGTCTTCAGAATTAGTTGCAGAAATTTTATTAGAGAGATTAAAGTAG
- a CDS encoding FMN-binding glutamate synthase family protein, with protein MRNTILSVFIIITILCGVLVYFIPQTGTIILVSISGLLTIIAVHDSLQTKHSLLRAFPLIARLRWFFEEERGKIQQYFIEDNLNGTPINREKRSLVYQRSKLEKETVPFGTQHNVYAKGYEFVKHSLFPKDHHHIAGERIVFGSDKCAQKYESSIINISAMSFGSLSKNAIMALNQGAKMDNFAHNTGEGGISPYHLQGGDLIFQVGTGYFGAGKSVNGKRVFDAAIFKENAIRPEVKMVEIKFSQGAKPGHGGILPAKKNTEEIAKIRAVEPGTQVDSPPSHSAFSNFEEMIVFIQKVRELSEGKPVGIKFCVGNNEEIETMFQAFADANNYPDFISVDGGEGGTGSAPMEFTNYIGTPLIEGLVFVNKLLQKHKLKDQIKIIASGKAIDAFDIVKYLALGADAIGMARSFMLSLGCIQARECNLDTCPVGVATQDDDLVKALVVEKKNVRVKNYHTKTIIAVKEMTGAMGLESIADIKANQVFRRQKDDEVLSLEEVYY; from the coding sequence ATGAGAAACACCATTCTTTCAGTTTTTATTATAATCACAATTTTGTGCGGAGTTTTAGTCTATTTCATTCCACAAACAGGAACTATAATTTTAGTATCTATTTCAGGGTTATTAACTATAATAGCAGTTCATGATAGTTTACAAACCAAACACTCTTTATTAAGAGCATTTCCATTAATTGCACGTTTGCGTTGGTTTTTCGAAGAAGAAAGAGGTAAGATTCAACAATATTTTATAGAAGACAATTTAAACGGAACACCAATAAATAGAGAAAAGAGAAGTCTTGTTTATCAACGTTCTAAATTAGAAAAAGAAACAGTTCCTTTTGGTACGCAACACAATGTCTATGCAAAAGGTTATGAGTTTGTAAAGCATTCTTTGTTTCCAAAAGATCATCATCATATTGCAGGAGAAAGAATTGTTTTTGGGTCAGATAAATGTGCCCAGAAATATGAAAGTTCTATTATCAATATCTCGGCAATGTCTTTTGGTTCTTTAAGTAAAAATGCAATTATGGCATTAAACCAAGGAGCTAAAATGGATAATTTTGCTCATAATACTGGCGAAGGAGGAATATCACCTTATCATTTACAAGGAGGAGATTTAATTTTTCAAGTAGGAACAGGATATTTTGGCGCAGGAAAATCTGTAAACGGAAAACGTGTTTTTGATGCTGCTATTTTTAAAGAAAATGCAATCAGACCAGAAGTAAAAATGGTCGAAATTAAGTTTTCTCAAGGAGCAAAACCTGGTCATGGAGGAATTCTTCCTGCAAAGAAAAATACAGAAGAAATTGCAAAAATTCGTGCAGTTGAACCAGGTACACAAGTAGATTCGCCACCAAGTCATTCCGCTTTTTCAAACTTCGAAGAAATGATTGTTTTCATTCAAAAAGTAAGAGAATTATCCGAAGGAAAACCAGTCGGAATCAAATTTTGTGTTGGTAATAATGAAGAAATTGAAACCATGTTTCAAGCTTTTGCAGACGCAAATAATTATCCTGATTTTATTTCTGTAGATGGAGGAGAAGGAGGTACAGGTTCTGCGCCAATGGAATTTACCAATTATATAGGTACGCCATTAATTGAAGGTTTGGTTTTTGTAAATAAGCTTTTACAGAAACACAAATTAAAAGACCAAATTAAAATTATTGCAAGCGGAAAAGCTATTGATGCTTTCGATATTGTAAAGTACTTGGCTTTAGGAGCAGATGCAATTGGTATGGCAAGAAGTTTTATGCTGAGTTTAGGCTGTATACAAGCTAGAGAATGTAATTTAGATACGTGTCCTGTAGGAGTTGCCACACAAGATGACGATTTGGTAAAAGCATTAGTAGTAGAAAAGAAAAATGTACGTGTAAAAAACTATCATACTAAAACTATTATTGCAGTTAAAGAAATGACAGGAGCAATGGGATTAGAGTCAATTGCTGATATAAAAGCAAACCAAGTTTTTAGACGACAAAAAGACGATGAAGTTTTGAGTTTAGAAGAAGTTTATTATTAA
- a CDS encoding type B 50S ribosomal protein L31: MRKGIHPENYRMVAFKDMSNEDVFLTRSTVDTKETLEVDGVEYPLVKLEISRTSHPFYTGKSKLIDAAGRIDKFKTKYAKFKKE, translated from the coding sequence ATGAGAAAAGGAATTCATCCAGAGAATTACAGAATGGTAGCGTTTAAAGACATGTCTAACGAAGATGTATTTTTAACACGTTCTACAGTAGACACTAAAGAAACATTAGAAGTTGATGGTGTTGAGTATCCTTTAGTAAAATTAGAGATTTCTAGAACTTCTCACCCATTTTACACAGGTAAATCTAAACTTATTGATGCTGCAGGACGTATCGATAAATTTAAAACGAAATACGCAAAATTCAAAAAAGAGTAA
- a CDS encoding glutaminyl-peptide cyclotransferase, producing the protein MKNSAVLVSLLACFMLITSCSDVYKFSLEHKKQTTLNSTINVTLKEKKDKAINSVQFFVNGKEISSEGVSVDLKTSDYGVGKHQISALVFYPEKTKKENSFFEVLANKAPVVYGYNIINEYPHDTKAYTQGLEYYNGFLYETTGRHGQSTLRKVEIKTGKVLQQVSLDKKYFGEGMTIFNNKIYWLTWQGKKGFVYNLDTFKQEKEFAYNKSVEGWGFTHNDTDLIKSDGTHKIWFLDAETQKEKKSIQVYTNKYAVKDLNELELINGKIYANKYQQNAIVIIDPATGIVEGIANLKSLKKEMEKTQKLVPQDEVLNGIAFDAENNRLFVTGKHWGKLFEIELVKKQ; encoded by the coding sequence ATGAAAAATAGTGCTGTACTTGTTTCTCTTTTAGCGTGTTTTATGCTAATTACTTCTTGTTCTGATGTCTATAAATTTAGCTTAGAACATAAAAAACAAACTACTTTAAACTCAACAATTAATGTTACTTTAAAAGAGAAGAAAGATAAAGCTATAAATAGCGTCCAGTTTTTTGTAAACGGAAAAGAAATTTCTTCTGAAGGAGTTTCTGTTGATTTAAAAACGTCTGATTATGGTGTTGGAAAACATCAAATTTCTGCATTGGTTTTTTATCCTGAAAAGACGAAAAAAGAAAATAGCTTTTTTGAAGTTTTAGCAAACAAAGCACCTGTTGTTTATGGCTACAATATTATTAATGAATATCCTCATGACACAAAAGCTTACACACAGGGTTTAGAATACTACAATGGTTTTTTATATGAAACTACAGGTCGTCATGGACAATCTACACTTAGAAAGGTTGAAATTAAAACAGGTAAAGTTTTACAACAAGTTTCGTTAGACAAAAAGTATTTTGGTGAAGGAATGACCATTTTTAACAATAAAATTTATTGGTTAACATGGCAAGGTAAAAAGGGTTTTGTCTATAATCTAGATACTTTTAAACAAGAAAAAGAATTTGCTTACAATAAGAGTGTAGAAGGTTGGGGTTTTACGCATAACGATACAGACTTAATTAAATCTGATGGTACTCATAAAATTTGGTTTTTAGATGCAGAAACTCAAAAGGAAAAAAAATCGATACAAGTGTATACTAACAAATATGCTGTTAAAGATTTAAATGAGTTAGAATTGATTAATGGAAAAATCTATGCCAATAAATATCAGCAAAATGCTATTGTTATTATAGATCCTGCAACTGGAATTGTTGAAGGAATTGCTAATTTAAAATCTTTGAAAAAAGAAATGGAAAAAACACAAAAGTTAGTTCCTCAAGATGAAGTTTTAAATGGAATTGCTTTTGATGCTGAAAACAACAGATTGTTTGTTACAGGAAAACATTGGGGTAAATTATTTGAAATTGAATTGGTTAAAAAACAATAA